The genome window AGCTACGCAAATAAGCAATATAGAAGATTTTATATCTAAAGCTAATGGGGCAAAAAATTCTCAAGAAATTCAAGCTTTAATTTTACAATTTCTAAACTCACAAAAATTTGGCTCAAACCCAAAAGACAGCGCAACCAAAAGAAAACTTGATTTTATTAGTGCTATTTCAGCTAACGCTAACGCCACTCCGAAAAACATCTCATTTTTAAACAATGAATTAAAAAAGCGTTATAAGGCTTTAAAAAAAGAAATAGATGCTTATGAGCAAATAGGTCTAGCAAAAAGAAAAATGAGACAATCTTAAGGGTTTTTGAATGAAAAATATTAGAAATTTCTCTATCATAGCTCATATTGACCACGGAAAAAGCACGCTAGCTGATAGAATTATTAGTGAATGTGGTGCAATTAGTGACAGACAAATGAGCGCCCAAGTAATGGATACTATGGATATAGAAAAAGAACGTGGCATAACCATAAAAGCTCAATCTGTGCGTTTAAATTACAAATTCAATAATGAAGAATATGTATTAAATTTGATAGACACTCCAGGTCATGTTGATTTTTCTTATGAAGTAAGTCGCTCTTTAGCAAGTTGCGAAGGAGCTTTGCTTGTTGTTGATGCTTCACAAGGAGTAGAAGCTCAAACTATAGCCAATGTTTACATAGCTTTAGAAAATGATCTTGAAATCATACCAGTGATCAATAAAATTGATCTTCCTTCGGCTGATATAGAAAAAGTTAAACACGAAATAGAACATATTATAGGAATTGATTGCTCTAATGCAATTTGCGTTAGCGCAAAAACGGGTGTGGGTATAAAAGAACTCATAGAAACTATCATCACAAAAATTCCTGCGCCAAAAACTGATGATGAAGCGCCCACCAAAGCTTTAATTTATGATTCTTGGTTTGATAATTATCTTGGAGCTTTGGCTTTAGTTAGAATTTATGAGGGAAATATTGCTAAAAATGATGAAGTTTTAGTTATGAGTACAGATAAAAAACATCTCGTACAAGATCTTTTTTATCCTCATCCATTAAGCCCTATAAAAACTAAAAAATTAGAATCAGGTGAAGTAGGCGTTATCGTGCTTGGACTTAAAAATGTTGCTGATGTTCAAGTGGGCGATACTATAACACTAACTAAAAATAAAGCAAAAGAAGCTATCGGTGGTTTTGAAAAGGCCAAAGCTTTTGTTTTTGCAGGATTATACCCTATAGAAACAGACAAGTTTGAAGATTTAAGAGATGCTTTAGATAAATTAAAACTTAATGATAGTTCTATTACCTATGAGCCTGAAACATCCCTTGCTTTAGGATTTGGTTTTAGAGTTGGATTTTTAGGGCTTTTACACATGGAGGTTATTAAAGAAAGACTTGAGCGTGAGTTTAACCTTGATTTAATTGCTACTGCCCCAACTGTTACTTATGAAATTTATCAAACCGATGGAAATGTTTTAAAAATTCAAAATCCAAGTGAACTGCCTCCGGTAAATAAAATCGATCATATAAAAGAGCCTTATGTAAAGGCAACCATCATAACCCCAAGTGAATATTTAGGAAATTTAATCACTCTTTTAAATCGCAAACGTGGTATGCAAGTTAAGATGGATTATATCACTCCTGAGCGTGTTTTGCTTGAGTATGATATACCTTTAAACGAAATCGTGATGGACTTTTACGATAAACTCAAATCACTCACTAAAGGCTATGCTAGTTTTGATTATGAGCCTATTGAATTTAGAGTGGGCGATCTTGTAAAACTTGACATAAAAGTAGCTGGTGAAAATGTCGATGCGCTAAGCATTATAGTGCCAAATGAAAAAGCACTAAGTAAAGGCAGAGAATTGGTAAAAGCGATGAAAGAAATTGTCCCAAGACAGCTTTTTGAAGTTGCTATTCAAGCAAGCATAGGCAATAAAATTATTGCAAGAGAAAATGTAAAATCTATGGGTAAAAATGTAACCGCAAAATGCTATGGCGGGGATATCACTAGAAAAAGAAAACTTCTTGAAAAGCAAAAAGAAGGTAAAAAAAGAATGAAAGCTATCGGTAAAGTACATTTACCTCAAGAAGCATTTTTAAGTGTTTTAAAAATAGACTAATACCTCTAGTTTATACAACTAGAGGTATAAATTTATGCATTGATATCTAAAGAATTTCCACCCATTTCATTGATTTTTTGAGTTACTTTTTCAATAGCCTTATCAATTGTTTCATAGCTGATATCAGGAAGTTTGCCACCCCACATTTTTT of Campylobacter lari contains these proteins:
- the lepA gene encoding translation elongation factor 4; this encodes MKNIRNFSIIAHIDHGKSTLADRIISECGAISDRQMSAQVMDTMDIEKERGITIKAQSVRLNYKFNNEEYVLNLIDTPGHVDFSYEVSRSLASCEGALLVVDASQGVEAQTIANVYIALENDLEIIPVINKIDLPSADIEKVKHEIEHIIGIDCSNAICVSAKTGVGIKELIETIITKIPAPKTDDEAPTKALIYDSWFDNYLGALALVRIYEGNIAKNDEVLVMSTDKKHLVQDLFYPHPLSPIKTKKLESGEVGVIVLGLKNVADVQVGDTITLTKNKAKEAIGGFEKAKAFVFAGLYPIETDKFEDLRDALDKLKLNDSSITYEPETSLALGFGFRVGFLGLLHMEVIKERLEREFNLDLIATAPTVTYEIYQTDGNVLKIQNPSELPPVNKIDHIKEPYVKATIITPSEYLGNLITLLNRKRGMQVKMDYITPERVLLEYDIPLNEIVMDFYDKLKSLTKGYASFDYEPIEFRVGDLVKLDIKVAGENVDALSIIVPNEKALSKGRELVKAMKEIVPRQLFEVAIQASIGNKIIARENVKSMGKNVTAKCYGGDITRKRKLLEKQKEGKKRMKAIGKVHLPQEAFLSVLKID